A stretch of Arachis hypogaea cultivar Tifrunner chromosome 15, arahy.Tifrunner.gnm2.J5K5, whole genome shotgun sequence DNA encodes these proteins:
- the LOC112751491 gene encoding disease resistance protein RPV1 isoform X2, producing MPLQSSFSSFSTHSSSSSSFDYAWEYDVFISFRGEDTRYGFTGNLYKALSDKGVHTFIDDEELQRGDEITPSLLKAIEESRIAIIVLSPNYASSSFCLDELVHILHCIKGNDRLVLPVFYEADPSDVRHQRNSFGEAMAKHEEKFKSDLNKVHKWKQALHQVANLSGYHFKHGDGYEHKFIRNIVEEISRKIRRSQLFVARFPVGLDSLDSRVSKVISLLRMNSSDQVHMVGIHGVGGIGKTALACAVHNLIVDHFDGTCFLANVRENSKRHGLAYLQNILLSEILGKEEIKIVSVQQGTTQIQRRLCQKKVLLILDDVDDHKQLQAMAGKPNWFGLGSRVIITTRDTHLLKYHGVENTHEVEGLNEAESSQLLVKHAFKNGYVSSPSYADVLTRTITYASGLPLALEVIGSHLCGKKVEEWESALNKFERHLDDKIHEIFQVSFDALGKEEQSVFLDIACCFKGYKIEELTNILQAHYGSCMKYHIGVLVEKSLMKINRDDNNVTMHDLIENMGKEIALKESPEMPGKRGRLWFYEDIVKVLQDNLMLISLKVLKFDYSDSLKKIPDVSNLQLLEEFSCVRCSNLVSVDSSVGFLPKLKILDTAFCFELRSFPPVINLPSLEELVLLGCLSLEKFPEILEEMENLKELYLWCTGIKDLPSSFCNLSRLRRLTLNANEMHRIPSVICMMPSLDFCDIELGGNKGRVSGEQEEGLHGILTHSLPSSHMRRLYVRDSNLSDDFFPLAVAWFPNVISLVLGGNNFTVLPECIQQFRFLKELLVNDCKHLREIRGIPPCLTNFSAVNCKSLSERGTSVLLNQQVHQGRSTHFVMPGGSIPRWFERRSSGACISFWFRGTKFPYNALCFAILLKDDFPSPLELRPIVTINGNLGSYRFERAMDQLFIFNLNSDPYYEALHLERGWNHAKLSYEAYKNYEDHKEKVPSESIGKEIGMHVWKEESSSIMEDIRFTDPYKMTQLIIMMIMLSIAFPNHKNHPLLLDTCIGLWMLLFLTHTLSGY from the exons ATGCCTCTGCAatcttccttctcctccttttccacccattcttcttcttcttcttccttcgacTATGCATGGGAATATGATGTGTTTATTAGTTTCAGAGGCGAAGATACTCGCTATGGTTTCACTGGCAACCTCTACAAAGCTCTTTCTGATAAAGGAGTCCATACCTTCATTGATGATGAGGAGCTTCAAAGAGGAGACGAAATCACACCCTCACTTCTCAAGGCAATTGAAGAGTCCAGGATTGCCATCATTGTCCTCTCTCCTAactatgcttcttcttctttttgcttAGACGAGCTTGTCCACATCCTTCACTGCATCAAGGGAAATGATCGCCTGGTTTTACCGGTTTTCTATGAGGCTGATCCTTCTGATGTGCGCCATCAAAGAAATAGTTTCGGAGAAGCAATGGCCAAGCATGAAGAGAAATTCAAGAGTGACTTGAACAAGGTGCACAAATGGAAGCAGGCTCTGCATCAAGTTGCTAATTTGTCAGGATATCATTTCAAACACGG GGATGGATATGAACATAAGTTTATCAGAAATATTGTGGAAGAAATTTCAAGAAAGATTAGACGTTCACAGTTATTTGTTGCTCGTTTTCCTGTTGGACTAGATTCACTAGATTCTCGAGTGTCAAAAGTAATTTCACTtttgagaatgaattctagtgatCAAGTTCACATGGTAGGGATTCATGGAGTTGGTGGAATAGGAAAAACAGCACTTGCTTGTGCTGTTCATAATTTGATTGTTGACCATTTTGACGGTACGTGCTTTCTTGCAAATGTGAGAGAAAACTCAAAGAGACATGGCTTGGCTTATCTTCAAAATATCCTTCTCTCTGAGATATTAGGAAAGGAGGAAATTAAGATAGTCAGTGTTCAACAAGGAACTACTCAAATTCAACGAAGACTATGTCAAAAAAAAGTTCTTTTGATTTTAGATGACGTTGATGATCACAAGCAACTACAAGCTATGGCTGGAAAACCTAACTGGTTTGGTCTTGGAAGCAGAGTTATCATTACAACACGGGACACACATTTGCTAAAATATCATGGTGTTGAAAACACACATGAGGTAGAGGGATTAAATGAGGCAGAGTCTTCTCAATTGCTTGTTAAACATGCATTTAAAAATGGTTATGTTAGCAGCCCAAGTTATGCAGATGTTTTGACCCGTACAATAACTTATGCTTCTGGTCTTCCATTGGCTTTGGAAGTAATAGGTAGTCACTTGTGTGGAAAAAAAGTAGAAGAATGGGAATCTGCATTGAATAAATTTGAAAGACATCTTGATGATAAAATACATGAGATATTTCAAGTAAGTTTTGATGCTTTGGGAAAAGAAGAGCAGAGTGTTTTTCTTGATATTGCCTGTTGTTTTAAAGGATATAAAATAGAGGAACTTACAAATATACTTCAAGCTCATTATGGAAGTTGCATGAAATATCATATTGGAGTATTGGTTGAAAAATCTCTCATGAAGATCAATCGGGATGATAACAATGTGACAATGCATGATTTGATAGAGAACATGGGCAAAGAAATTGCACTAAAAGAATCACCAGAAATGCCTGGAAAGCGTGGTAGGTTATGGTTCTACGAAGATATAGTTAAAGTTTTACAAGATAATCTA ATGTTGATCTCCTTGAAAGTTTTGAAGTTTGATTACAGTGATTCTTTGAAAAAGATACCAGATGTCTCCAATCTTCAACTTTTAGAAGAATTTTCTTGTGTAAGATGtagtaatttagtctcagttGACAGTTCAGTTGGTTTTTTacctaaacttaaaatattggaTACTGCATTCTGCTTCGAGCTCAGAAGTTTTCCACCTGTTATTAATTTGCCCTCACTGGAAGAACTCGTTCTACTTGGATGCTTAAGCCTTGAGAAATTTCCAGAAATTCTGGAAGAGATGGAAAATCTAAAAGAGCTTTATTTGTGGTGCACTGGCATAAAAGATTTGCCATCTTCATTTTGTAACCTTTCTAGATTGCGGCGTTTGACTTTGAATGCGAATGAAATGCATAGAATACCAAGTGTCATTTGCATGATGCCAAGCCTGGATTTTTGTGATATTGAGCTAGGAGGAAATAAGGGGAGGGTATCAGGAGAGCAGGAAGAGGGGCTTCATGGAATACTCACTCACTCcctgccctcttcacatatgcgTCGTCTTTATGTCAGAGACAGCAATTTGTCAGATGACTTTTTTCCACTAGCTGTTGCATGGTTTCCCAATGTGATATCTTTAGTTCTAGGAGGCAATAATTTCACAGTCCTTCCTGAATGCATCCAACAATTTCGCTTTCTGAAGGAGCTCCTTGTGAATGATTGCAAGCATCTTCGGGAGATTAGAGGGATTCCACCGTGCTTGACAAACTTCTCAGCAGTAAACTGCAAATCATTGAGTGAGAGGGGCACAAGCGTGTTACTCAATCAG CAAGTGCACCAGGGTAGAAGCACCCACTTTGTGATGCCAGGTGGAAGCATTCCAAGGTGGTTTGAGAGGCGCAGTAGTGGAGCTTGCATTTCTTTCTGGTTTCGTGGCACCAAATTCCCTTACAATGCTCTTTGCTTTGCAATTCTACTCAAAGATGACTTCCCTTCCCCACTTGAATTAAGACCCATTGTGACCATCAATGGCAACCTAGGTTCATATCGATTCGAGAGAGCAATggatcaattatttatttttaatctgaACAGTGATCCTTATTATGAAGCACTACATCTTGAAAGAGGATGGAATCATGCGAAGCTTTCATATGAAGCATATAAGAATTATGAGGATCATAAGGAAAAGGTCCCAAGTGAGTCAAttggaaaagagattggaatGCACGTATGGAAGGAAGAGAGTAGTAGTATAATGGAAGATATTCGATTCACTGATCCATACAAAATGACACAACTAATTATAATGATGATCATGCTCTCAATAGCATTCCCCAACCATAAGAACCACCCCTTGCTCCTGGATACATGCATTGGTTTGTGGATGTTGCTGTTTCTAACACACACACTTTCTGGATATTAA
- the LOC112751491 gene encoding disease resistance protein Roq1 isoform X1: protein MPLQSSFSSFSTHSSSSSSFDYAWEYDVFISFRGEDTRYGFTGNLYKALSDKGVHTFIDDEELQRGDEITPSLLKAIEESRIAIIVLSPNYASSSFCLDELVHILHCIKGNDRLVLPVFYEADPSDVRHQRNSFGEAMAKHEEKFKSDLNKVHKWKQALHQVANLSGYHFKHGDGYEHKFIRNIVEEISRKIRRSQLFVARFPVGLDSLDSRVSKVISLLRMNSSDQVHMVGIHGVGGIGKTALACAVHNLIVDHFDGTCFLANVRENSKRHGLAYLQNILLSEILGKEEIKIVSVQQGTTQIQRRLCQKKVLLILDDVDDHKQLQAMAGKPNWFGLGSRVIITTRDTHLLKYHGVENTHEVEGLNEAESSQLLVKHAFKNGYVSSPSYADVLTRTITYASGLPLALEVIGSHLCGKKVEEWESALNKFERHLDDKIHEIFQVSFDALGKEEQSVFLDIACCFKGYKIEELTNILQAHYGSCMKYHIGVLVEKSLMKINRDDNNVTMHDLIENMGKEIALKESPEMPGKRGRLWFYEDIVKVLQDNLGTSTIEIIYLEFPLLEREGDEDSFEKEENKDVEVKWDGTAFKEMKNLKTLIIKNGCFSKCPKNLPNSLRVLEWWRYPSEWLPNDFQPKKLSILKLLNNLYLAHKLDSLSKMLISLKVLKFDYSDSLKKIPDVSNLQLLEEFSCVRCSNLVSVDSSVGFLPKLKILDTAFCFELRSFPPVINLPSLEELVLLGCLSLEKFPEILEEMENLKELYLWCTGIKDLPSSFCNLSRLRRLTLNANEMHRIPSVICMMPSLDFCDIELGGNKGRVSGEQEEGLHGILTHSLPSSHMRRLYVRDSNLSDDFFPLAVAWFPNVISLVLGGNNFTVLPECIQQFRFLKELLVNDCKHLREIRGIPPCLTNFSAVNCKSLSERGTSVLLNQQVHQGRSTHFVMPGGSIPRWFERRSSGACISFWFRGTKFPYNALCFAILLKDDFPSPLELRPIVTINGNLGSYRFERAMDQLFIFNLNSDPYYEALHLERGWNHAKLSYEAYKNYEDHKEKVPSESIGKEIGMHVWKEESSSIMEDIRFTDPYKMTQLIIMMIMLSIAFPNHKNHPLLLDTCIGLWMLLFLTHTLSGY from the exons ATGCCTCTGCAatcttccttctcctccttttccacccattcttcttcttcttcttccttcgacTATGCATGGGAATATGATGTGTTTATTAGTTTCAGAGGCGAAGATACTCGCTATGGTTTCACTGGCAACCTCTACAAAGCTCTTTCTGATAAAGGAGTCCATACCTTCATTGATGATGAGGAGCTTCAAAGAGGAGACGAAATCACACCCTCACTTCTCAAGGCAATTGAAGAGTCCAGGATTGCCATCATTGTCCTCTCTCCTAactatgcttcttcttctttttgcttAGACGAGCTTGTCCACATCCTTCACTGCATCAAGGGAAATGATCGCCTGGTTTTACCGGTTTTCTATGAGGCTGATCCTTCTGATGTGCGCCATCAAAGAAATAGTTTCGGAGAAGCAATGGCCAAGCATGAAGAGAAATTCAAGAGTGACTTGAACAAGGTGCACAAATGGAAGCAGGCTCTGCATCAAGTTGCTAATTTGTCAGGATATCATTTCAAACACGG GGATGGATATGAACATAAGTTTATCAGAAATATTGTGGAAGAAATTTCAAGAAAGATTAGACGTTCACAGTTATTTGTTGCTCGTTTTCCTGTTGGACTAGATTCACTAGATTCTCGAGTGTCAAAAGTAATTTCACTtttgagaatgaattctagtgatCAAGTTCACATGGTAGGGATTCATGGAGTTGGTGGAATAGGAAAAACAGCACTTGCTTGTGCTGTTCATAATTTGATTGTTGACCATTTTGACGGTACGTGCTTTCTTGCAAATGTGAGAGAAAACTCAAAGAGACATGGCTTGGCTTATCTTCAAAATATCCTTCTCTCTGAGATATTAGGAAAGGAGGAAATTAAGATAGTCAGTGTTCAACAAGGAACTACTCAAATTCAACGAAGACTATGTCAAAAAAAAGTTCTTTTGATTTTAGATGACGTTGATGATCACAAGCAACTACAAGCTATGGCTGGAAAACCTAACTGGTTTGGTCTTGGAAGCAGAGTTATCATTACAACACGGGACACACATTTGCTAAAATATCATGGTGTTGAAAACACACATGAGGTAGAGGGATTAAATGAGGCAGAGTCTTCTCAATTGCTTGTTAAACATGCATTTAAAAATGGTTATGTTAGCAGCCCAAGTTATGCAGATGTTTTGACCCGTACAATAACTTATGCTTCTGGTCTTCCATTGGCTTTGGAAGTAATAGGTAGTCACTTGTGTGGAAAAAAAGTAGAAGAATGGGAATCTGCATTGAATAAATTTGAAAGACATCTTGATGATAAAATACATGAGATATTTCAAGTAAGTTTTGATGCTTTGGGAAAAGAAGAGCAGAGTGTTTTTCTTGATATTGCCTGTTGTTTTAAAGGATATAAAATAGAGGAACTTACAAATATACTTCAAGCTCATTATGGAAGTTGCATGAAATATCATATTGGAGTATTGGTTGAAAAATCTCTCATGAAGATCAATCGGGATGATAACAATGTGACAATGCATGATTTGATAGAGAACATGGGCAAAGAAATTGCACTAAAAGAATCACCAGAAATGCCTGGAAAGCGTGGTAGGTTATGGTTCTACGAAGATATAGTTAAAGTTTTACAAGATAATCTA GGCACTAGCACCATTGAAATCATATATTTGGAATTTCCCTTATTGGAAAGGGAAGGAGATGAAGATTcatttgaaaaagaggaaaataAAGATGTTGAAGTAAAATGGGACGGAACAGCTTTTAAAGAGATGAAAAATCTCAAAACGCTTATCATAAAAAATGGTTGTTTTTCTAAATGTCCCAAAAATCTTCCAAACAGTTTAAGGGTATTGGAATGGTGGAGATATCCTTCAGAGTGGCTACCAAATGATTTTCAACCAAAGAAACTCTCCATACTCAAGTTATTGAATAATCTCTATTTAGCACACAAGTTGGATAGCTTATCCAAG ATGTTGATCTCCTTGAAAGTTTTGAAGTTTGATTACAGTGATTCTTTGAAAAAGATACCAGATGTCTCCAATCTTCAACTTTTAGAAGAATTTTCTTGTGTAAGATGtagtaatttagtctcagttGACAGTTCAGTTGGTTTTTTacctaaacttaaaatattggaTACTGCATTCTGCTTCGAGCTCAGAAGTTTTCCACCTGTTATTAATTTGCCCTCACTGGAAGAACTCGTTCTACTTGGATGCTTAAGCCTTGAGAAATTTCCAGAAATTCTGGAAGAGATGGAAAATCTAAAAGAGCTTTATTTGTGGTGCACTGGCATAAAAGATTTGCCATCTTCATTTTGTAACCTTTCTAGATTGCGGCGTTTGACTTTGAATGCGAATGAAATGCATAGAATACCAAGTGTCATTTGCATGATGCCAAGCCTGGATTTTTGTGATATTGAGCTAGGAGGAAATAAGGGGAGGGTATCAGGAGAGCAGGAAGAGGGGCTTCATGGAATACTCACTCACTCcctgccctcttcacatatgcgTCGTCTTTATGTCAGAGACAGCAATTTGTCAGATGACTTTTTTCCACTAGCTGTTGCATGGTTTCCCAATGTGATATCTTTAGTTCTAGGAGGCAATAATTTCACAGTCCTTCCTGAATGCATCCAACAATTTCGCTTTCTGAAGGAGCTCCTTGTGAATGATTGCAAGCATCTTCGGGAGATTAGAGGGATTCCACCGTGCTTGACAAACTTCTCAGCAGTAAACTGCAAATCATTGAGTGAGAGGGGCACAAGCGTGTTACTCAATCAG CAAGTGCACCAGGGTAGAAGCACCCACTTTGTGATGCCAGGTGGAAGCATTCCAAGGTGGTTTGAGAGGCGCAGTAGTGGAGCTTGCATTTCTTTCTGGTTTCGTGGCACCAAATTCCCTTACAATGCTCTTTGCTTTGCAATTCTACTCAAAGATGACTTCCCTTCCCCACTTGAATTAAGACCCATTGTGACCATCAATGGCAACCTAGGTTCATATCGATTCGAGAGAGCAATggatcaattatttatttttaatctgaACAGTGATCCTTATTATGAAGCACTACATCTTGAAAGAGGATGGAATCATGCGAAGCTTTCATATGAAGCATATAAGAATTATGAGGATCATAAGGAAAAGGTCCCAAGTGAGTCAAttggaaaagagattggaatGCACGTATGGAAGGAAGAGAGTAGTAGTATAATGGAAGATATTCGATTCACTGATCCATACAAAATGACACAACTAATTATAATGATGATCATGCTCTCAATAGCATTCCCCAACCATAAGAACCACCCCTTGCTCCTGGATACATGCATTGGTTTGTGGATGTTGCTGTTTCTAACACACACACTTTCTGGATATTAA